From the genome of uncultured Bacteroides sp.:
CAAAAAGGATATTCCTGCTGCAAAATTTGACATAGACGGAGATGCACAGGTAGCTCATGCCAATATTGCCATTGCAACAAGTAATATTATTGGTAAAATGCCGGGAAACAGTGTTGAAAGAGACTTCCTTTCACAAGCTTTTTCGGACTTTATCTTTGCTATTATCGTTGAAGAATTAGGGTTGATTGGTGGTGGATTTGTAGTAATTCTCTATATCTGGCTGTTAATACGAGCGGGACGAATAGCCCAAAAGGCAAAAGGGAACTTTGCTACTTTCCTGGTCATGGGAATTTCACTGCTACTGGTATCTCAGGCTATCATGAACATGTGTGTGGCAGTGGGGCTAATTCCGGTAACCGGACAACCACTTCCACTGATCAGTAAAGGAGGTACTTCAACTTTGATTAATTGCGTATATGTTGGTATGATATTAAGCGTAAGCAGATATACTGCAAAACTGGAAGAGAATAGTAGTTCAATAGATACAAAGGTAGAAGACACTACCATTAATAAAGAAGAAATTATAGCTGAAGAAAGTTTAGCTTAAAAAAAGTTTATTCATATATTTGTTGGTAATCAACAAGATTGAGATTATGGAAGAGAAATTAAGAATAATAATTAGCGGAGGAGGAACGGGAGGACATATCTTTCCGGCTGTTTCTATAGCCAATGCAATAAAAGAACAGCATCCTGAAGCTGAAATTCTCTTTGTTGGAGCCGAAGGAAGAATGGAAATGCAACGGGTACCTGCTGCAGGATATAAAATAAAAGGTTTACCTGTAAGTGGTTTCAACCGCAAGAACTTATTTAAGAATTTTGAAGTACTATATAAATTGGCTAAAAGTCAATTCAAAGCATATAGCATTATAAAACAATTTAAGCCTCATGCAGCTGTTGGGGTTGGTGGATACGCAAGTGGACCTACACTAAAAATGGCTGGGATGATGGGTGTGCCGACTCTTATACAGGAGCAGAATTCATATGCAGGAGTTACAAATAAACTTCTGGCTAAAAAAGCAAAAAAGATATGTGTTGCCTACGAAGGAATGGAGAAGTTCTTTGAGAAGGACAAAATCATTCTGACTGGTAATCCTGTTCGTCAGGGTCTTGTGAATAACAAAATAACCCGTGAAGAAGGTATTAACTTCTTCCACTTAGACTCAGCTAAAAAAACAATTCTGGTTATCGGAGGAAGCCTTGGCGCCCGTACCGTTAATCAATGTATAATGAATAATCTGGATAAGATTAAAAATTCGGATGTTCAGTTTGTTTGGCAGACAGGAAAAATATATTACGAACAAGCTTTGCAGGAAGTAAAGAAAGCAGGCGAATTACCATTGTTTGTAACCGATTTTATTTCGAGCATGGAACATGCATACGCTGCCGCCGATTTAGTCATATCTCGTGCCGGAGCCGGTTCAATATCCGAGTTTTGCTTACTAGGTAAAGCTGTAATCCTGGTTCCATCACCAAATGTAGCAGAGGATCATCAAACAAAAAATGCTTTGGCATTGGTTGATAAATCTGCAGCTTTATACGTAAAAGACAATGAAGCTGAAAACAAATTGGTAGATATTGCTATTGAAACAATTCATCAGGATAATGTTTTAAATGATCTTAGTATGAATATTAAAAAACTTGCTTTCACCAACTCGGCAAGTGTTATTGCAGAAGAAGTTGTTAAGTTGGCAAATGAATATAGAAAGAATCATGGAAATTAATCAGATAAAATCCGTTTATTTTATTGGTGCTGGTGGTATAGGCATGAGTGCTTTGGTACGTTATTTCCTTTCCAAAGGGAAAAATGTAGCAGGTTATGACCGTACTCCTAGCGAACTCACAGAAAAACTCATTGAAGAAGGAGCAAAAATACATTATTCAGAAGATACAAAACTAATTCCAGAAGAATGTCTCGACAAGAATTCAACTCTTGTTGTTCTTACTCCGGCAATTCCGAAAGAACATGCTGAACTAAACTTCTTTATTGATAACAATTTTGAAATTCAGAAACGTGCTCAGGTCCTGGGAACTATTACAAGAGCAAGCAAAGGACTTTGTGTAGCCGGAACTCATGGAAAGACAACAACTTCCACAATGACGGCTCACATTCTGCATCAGTCAAAGGTTGATTGCACAGCTTTCCTTGGAGGAATATCAAAGAATTATAAGAGCAACCTGATTCTATCTAATAAAAGTGACTTTACCGTTATTGAAGCCGATGAATTCGATCGCTCATTCCATTGGTTGCATCCATATATGTCTGTTATAACTTCTACAGACCCTGACCATCTTGATATCTACGGAACAGAAGAAGCTTATTTGGAAAGCTTTGAGAAGTATACCTCACTGATACAACCTGGTGGATGCCTGATAATACGTAAAGGAGTCTCTTTACAGCCAAAAGTTCAGGAAGGTGTTAAAGTCTACACATACTCGAAAGAGGAAGGAGACTTCCATGCAGAAAATATCCGCATTGGCAACGGAGAAATATTCATAGACTTTGTAACTCCAGATGAAGTAATAAAAGATATCCAGTTAGGTGTTCCGGTAAGCATCAATATTGAAAATGGAGTTGCAGCAATGGCTCTATGTTGGCTAAACGGAGTAACAGCAGAGGAAATTAAGAGTGGAATGGCTAGTTTCGGAGGAGTAGACAGACGTTTTGATTTTAAAATTAAAAATGATAAAGTTGTCTACCTAAGCGATTATGCCCATCATCCATCTGAAATTAAGCAAAGTATAATCTCTGTACGCGATTTGTACAATGATAAAAAGATTACAGGCATATTCCAGCCTCACTTATATACTCGTACACGCGATTTCTATAAAGATTTTGCTGATAGCTTATCACTACTGGACGAAGTTATCTTACTTGATATTTATCCAGCTCGTGAACTACCAATTCCAGGTGTTACGAGCAAACTGATTTTCGATAATATTCGTGAAGGAGTGGAAAAGAGTATGTGCACTAAAGAAAAAATGCTAACTGTATTGAAAGATAAAAAAATAGAGGTACTTATAACTCTAGGTGCAGGTGATATTGAAGATTACACAATCGACATTCAAAATTTACTGAATAACAAATGATAAAGAAAATTCTGCTACTGATCGTTATGCTGCTAATTATCGCATATCTTATAACAGCGATAACAGCTTTCAATAACAAGTCTGATAATAAGACTTGCAAGGATATTGAATTGATCATTATGGACAGTATAAATGCAGGATTTATCACAGAAAAAGAGATTACTTCTTTGCTTAAGGATGAAGGCATTTATCCTGTTGGAAAAAAGATGGAAAGAATCCAGACTAGAAAACTGGAGACAGAACTTGCAAAACATCCATTGATAGACAAAGCTGAGTGTTACAAAACACCGGGTGGAAAAGTTTGCATGGAAATTTCACAACGTCTTCCTATCCTTCGGGTTATGAATTACAAGGGTGAGAGTTTTTATTTAGATAATCAAGGCAAAATAATTCCTCCTGACGCTAATTGCACAGCACATTTAGCTATTGTAACAGGATATGCAGAAAAATCCTTTGCTATGAGGAGCTTATATAAGTTTGGTGTATTTTTGCAAAATGATAAGTTTTGGAATGCTCAGATTGAGCAAATAAACGTAACACCAACAAGAGAAATTGAGCTGGTTCCGCGAGTTGGAGATCACGTCGTATTCCTTGGAAAAATAGATAATTTCGAAGAAAAACTTGGACGACTAAAAATTTTCTATGAAAAAGCTTTGAATAAAGTGGGATGGAATAAATACGAACGCATCAACTTAGAGTTTAGCAACCAAATAATTTGCACAAAAAGAGAAGAAACTAATAAGCCAGTGTAATTAAGAGCTAATCATTTAGAACTACATTCTAAAAAAGACTAGTACATTGACATATTAAAAATTAGAAAGATATGGCAGAAACAGATTTTATCGTAGCTATAGAGCTGGGATCATCTAAGATTACCGGTATAGCAGGGAGAAAAGAAAGTGACGGAAGTATTCATGTCCTTGCTTATGCCAAGGAGGAATCTTCTTCGTTCATCAGAAAAGGAGTAATCTATAACATAGATAAAACAGCTCAAAGCCTGACCTCTATCATAAATAAGTTAGAGAGTGCATTAGACAATGAAATATCAAAAGTATATGTAGGCATCGGCGGACAATCAATCCGTACGGTTAAAAATATTGTAGCCCGTCATTTAGCTACCG
Proteins encoded in this window:
- the murG gene encoding undecaprenyldiphospho-muramoylpentapeptide beta-N-acetylglucosaminyltransferase gives rise to the protein MEEKLRIIISGGGTGGHIFPAVSIANAIKEQHPEAEILFVGAEGRMEMQRVPAAGYKIKGLPVSGFNRKNLFKNFEVLYKLAKSQFKAYSIIKQFKPHAAVGVGGYASGPTLKMAGMMGVPTLIQEQNSYAGVTNKLLAKKAKKICVAYEGMEKFFEKDKIILTGNPVRQGLVNNKITREEGINFFHLDSAKKTILVIGGSLGARTVNQCIMNNLDKIKNSDVQFVWQTGKIYYEQALQEVKKAGELPLFVTDFISSMEHAYAAADLVISRAGAGSISEFCLLGKAVILVPSPNVAEDHQTKNALALVDKSAALYVKDNEAENKLVDIAIETIHQDNVLNDLSMNIKKLAFTNSASVIAEEVVKLANEYRKNHGN
- the murC gene encoding UDP-N-acetylmuramate--L-alanine ligase — translated: MEINQIKSVYFIGAGGIGMSALVRYFLSKGKNVAGYDRTPSELTEKLIEEGAKIHYSEDTKLIPEECLDKNSTLVVLTPAIPKEHAELNFFIDNNFEIQKRAQVLGTITRASKGLCVAGTHGKTTTSTMTAHILHQSKVDCTAFLGGISKNYKSNLILSNKSDFTVIEADEFDRSFHWLHPYMSVITSTDPDHLDIYGTEEAYLESFEKYTSLIQPGGCLIIRKGVSLQPKVQEGVKVYTYSKEEGDFHAENIRIGNGEIFIDFVTPDEVIKDIQLGVPVSINIENGVAAMALCWLNGVTAEEIKSGMASFGGVDRRFDFKIKNDKVVYLSDYAHHPSEIKQSIISVRDLYNDKKITGIFQPHLYTRTRDFYKDFADSLSLLDEVILLDIYPARELPIPGVTSKLIFDNIREGVEKSMCTKEKMLTVLKDKKIEVLITLGAGDIEDYTIDIQNLLNNK
- a CDS encoding cell division protein FtsQ/DivIB; the protein is MIKKILLLIVMLLIIAYLITAITAFNNKSDNKTCKDIELIIMDSINAGFITEKEITSLLKDEGIYPVGKKMERIQTRKLETELAKHPLIDKAECYKTPGGKVCMEISQRLPILRVMNYKGESFYLDNQGKIIPPDANCTAHLAIVTGYAEKSFAMRSLYKFGVFLQNDKFWNAQIEQINVTPTREIELVPRVGDHVVFLGKIDNFEEKLGRLKIFYEKALNKVGWNKYERINLEFSNQIICTKREETNKPV